One Thermovenabulum gondwanense genomic region harbors:
- a CDS encoding cysteine desulfurase family protein, protein MRKEVYLDNSATTKVLKEVAEEVYKAMLEDYGNPSSLHNKGLTAERTLREARRVISKYLGVEEKEIYFTSGGTESNNIAIKGAAKTKNRKGKHIITTCVEHPSVLEVCGELEKAGFKVTYLPVGEDGIVRVLDVVNAVKEDTVLISIMHVNNEVGSIQPVEEIAEFIKDKGIVFHVDAVQSFGKINLPLGLKGISLLSLSAHKVYGPKGVGALFKREDLKIEPLVNGGGQERGLRSGTENVPGIRGFCKAVEILEKNFSIWTEIMKNGKERLKRGIIDLIEDVVINTPAEKSAPHILNVSFLGVKAEVLLHALENHGIFVSTGSACSSHKKIKSHVLLAMGKKEEEVESAVRFSLSPFISEDDIDYTLEILKTQVKELRRFKRR, encoded by the coding sequence AAGTGTATCTTGACAACAGCGCTACGACTAAAGTATTGAAAGAGGTAGCGGAGGAGGTCTACAAAGCCATGCTGGAGGATTATGGAAATCCCTCCTCCTTACATAACAAAGGACTTACGGCAGAAAGGACTTTGAGGGAAGCAAGAAGGGTAATCTCAAAATATTTAGGAGTAGAGGAAAAGGAAATATATTTTACTTCGGGCGGGACGGAATCTAATAACATTGCCATTAAAGGAGCGGCAAAAACAAAAAACAGGAAAGGCAAGCATATAATTACTACCTGTGTAGAGCATCCTTCCGTTCTGGAAGTATGCGGTGAACTGGAAAAAGCAGGCTTTAAAGTTACTTATCTTCCGGTAGGAGAAGATGGAATAGTACGGGTCTTAGATGTCGTCAATGCAGTGAAAGAAGATACGGTCCTTATTAGTATTATGCATGTGAACAATGAAGTGGGAAGTATACAGCCCGTAGAAGAAATAGCAGAATTTATAAAAGATAAGGGAATAGTTTTTCATGTGGACGCCGTTCAATCCTTTGGTAAAATAAATTTACCTTTGGGACTAAAGGGTATTAGTCTTTTATCTTTAAGTGCTCATAAAGTGTATGGACCAAAGGGTGTGGGAGCATTATTCAAAAGAGAGGATTTAAAAATTGAACCTCTTGTAAATGGAGGAGGACAGGAGAGAGGTTTAAGATCAGGTACCGAAAATGTACCAGGAATCAGGGGATTTTGCAAAGCAGTGGAAATATTAGAAAAGAATTTTAGTATATGGACTGAAATAATGAAAAACGGGAAGGAAAGATTAAAAAGAGGGATAATAGATTTAATTGAAGACGTGGTTATTAATACTCCTGCCGAGAAAAGTGCACCTCATATTTTAAACGTTTCCTTCTTGGGGGTAAAAGCCGAAGTGCTTCTTCATGCTTTAGAAAATCACGGTATATTTGTTTCCACTGGTTCAGCCTGTTCATCCCATAAGAAGATTAAAAGCCATGTCCTTTTAGCGATGGGTAAGAAAGAAGAGGAAGTGGAAAGCGCTGTTCGATTCAGCCTTAGTCCTTTTATAAGTGAAGATGATATAGATTACACCTTGGAGATATTAAAAACTCAGGTAAAAGAACTGAGAAGGTTTAAACGGAGGTAG
- the thiI gene encoding tRNA uracil 4-sulfurtransferase ThiI encodes MENTFLISFGELGLKGENRPYFERILLQNIKEALKNFGKVDVKRTHGRIYVNAVGERDAIINKLKKVFGIVSISPAKCCSLDIEEIEKAAVEAIKELDYKGKSFKVETRRPNKSFPIKSPEISKMVGGYVLRNTEGLRVDVHNPDIEVDVEIRERAFVYCKREKGPGGLPLGSNGRAVLLLSGGIDSPVAGYMVMKRGVRIFPVYFHSFPFTSDRAKEKVIDLCRVMAEYSGKVRLFVVNFTEILKEIAEKGKEEYLTILMRRMMVRIAQGIAQNLGAKALITGESIGQVASQTMESILCTNEVAGIPILRPLIGFDKQEIIEIAKNIGTYEISIRPYEDCCTVFVPEHPVTRPKLDSVKKVEAIFNIDEMTKKGIKDVEIIEISQ; translated from the coding sequence ATGGAGAATACATTTTTAATAAGTTTTGGAGAACTAGGTTTAAAAGGAGAAAATCGTCCCTATTTTGAAAGGATTCTGTTACAAAATATAAAAGAAGCATTAAAGAATTTTGGGAAGGTAGATGTAAAAAGAACCCACGGAAGAATATATGTAAATGCTGTCGGTGAACGGGATGCCATAATCAATAAATTAAAAAAAGTTTTTGGTATTGTTTCCATAAGTCCAGCCAAGTGCTGTTCGCTCGATATAGAAGAAATAGAAAAGGCTGCGGTGGAAGCAATAAAAGAACTGGATTATAAAGGAAAGAGTTTTAAAGTAGAAACAAGAAGGCCCAACAAATCCTTTCCTATTAAATCTCCGGAAATCAGTAAAATGGTAGGAGGTTATGTATTAAGAAACACCGAAGGCTTGAGAGTAGATGTCCATAATCCGGACATAGAAGTAGATGTGGAAATAAGAGAAAGAGCTTTTGTTTACTGTAAAAGAGAGAAAGGACCGGGGGGGCTTCCCCTCGGCTCAAATGGAAGAGCGGTGCTGCTTTTATCCGGCGGGATTGACAGTCCGGTAGCGGGATACATGGTGATGAAGAGGGGAGTAAGAATTTTCCCGGTATATTTCCACAGTTTTCCGTTTACCAGCGACAGGGCAAAGGAAAAGGTAATTGACCTTTGCAGGGTTATGGCCGAGTATTCCGGAAAGGTTCGGCTTTTTGTTGTTAATTTTACTGAAATATTAAAGGAGATAGCGGAAAAGGGGAAGGAAGAATATCTCACGATTCTTATGCGGCGGATGATGGTGAGAATAGCCCAGGGAATTGCCCAGAATTTGGGTGCCAAGGCGTTGATAACAGGAGAAAGCATAGGGCAGGTAGCAAGCCAGACAATGGAATCAATACTTTGCACTAATGAAGTTGCCGGGATACCTATTTTAAGACCTTTAATTGGTTTCGATAAACAGGAGATAATTGAAATTGCCAAAAATATTGGGACCTATGAAATATCTATCAGGCCTTATGAAGACTGCTGTACTGTATTTGTTCCGGAGCACCCGGTAACAAGGCCGAAACTGGATTCTGTAAAAAAAGTAGAAGCCATTTTTAATATAGATGAAATGACTAAAAAAGGGATAAAGGATGTGGAAATTATTGAAATAAGTCAATAG